TCAACCCTGCTGATACGGTCCAGGGCCTGGATGCCCTTCTCGCGATACACCGCCACCGGCAGCTGGTAGAAGGCGGTGGCCGGTGGCGCCGATGGGTAGGGTTGTTCGTCGACTTGGACGATCACGCTGTAGACCGCGACGTCGTTGGAGCTTGGTTGCCGCTTGGAAGCCCACGCGGTGGGGTTCGACACCGTCATCGACGAGGTCGTCGGCAACTCGTACTTGCGCCCGTCGGGAAAGCAGCGCGTCAAATTCTCCGCACCCGAGGCTGTTCCGCCCAGTATTCCCTTGACACAGTTTTCGGCGAACGCCTTGACGGGGTCGATCTGGTTGATCACCTCGCGGGCCACCGCGGCCACCGGCGGCGGATCAGGAGGGAAAAAGGCCCGCCACAACAGCGCGATCCCGTTGATCGCTGAGCTGGCCACAAGCACCACGATGGCGATCTGGCGGGCGCGGTGGCCCATCACCGTCAGGCGATGTCGCCAGACGTTGCTGATCTTCATCACACCGCCTGATGTCCAATGATTTTGATGCTCGACACCGCAAACGTCGCGTCGCTGGGATCGGAGTCGGGTCCTGACCCGAGCGGCCCCGTAGGATCAGGACTGGTTGTCGGGGCCGGCCCGCCCAGAATGCCGCCAAACGGCCCCCCGTCCGGGGCCGGGCTGCTGGTCGGGGTCGGCGCAACCGGGCGGCTGGTGTGGCGGATGATGACCGTGATTTTCGACGCGCTGATCCCTGGAATCGGTTTGACCGCTTCCCCATGGACGTTTCCGGTGTCCTGGTCGACGACGGTGTGCGCGGTGTCGTTGAACTGCCATTGCAGCAAGGTCACCACCCGATGCTGCAGCCACGGATCACCCCCGGA
This genomic interval from Mycobacterium sp. SMC-2 contains the following:
- a CDS encoding conjugal transfer protein, which produces MKISNVWRHRLTVMGHRARQIAIVVLVASSAINGIALLWRAFFPPDPPPVAAVAREVINQIDPVKAFAENCVKGILGGTASGAENLTRCFPDGRKYELPTTSSMTVSNPTAWASKRQPSSNDVAVYSVIVQVDEQPYPSAPPATAFYQLPVAVYREKGIQALDRISRVDGPPPGAYVPLGYSVTIPTNSPLFSMLSGFAAAFLTTSGGLERFITTDSGITAVGCYASATLRTAQTDTNPPDAAADNAELAAHIDVSARRPDYTLMSLSYSLTLRSVGGTWFVAQIDAIPVLANTTPTPVPTTSAAAH